One stretch of Cervus canadensis isolate Bull #8, Minnesota chromosome 5, ASM1932006v1, whole genome shotgun sequence DNA includes these proteins:
- the LOC122441610 gene encoding small nuclear ribonucleoprotein G-like, with the protein MSKAHPPKLKKFMNKKLSLKLNGGRHVRGILRGFDPFMNLVIDECVEMATSGQQNNIGIVVI; encoded by the coding sequence ATGAGCAAAGCACACCCTCCCAAGTTGAAGAAATTTATGAACAAGAAGTTATCACTGAAATTAAATGGTGGCAGACATGTCCGAGGAATATTGCGGGGATTTGATCCCTTTATGAATCTTGTGATAGATGAATGTGTGGAGATGGCAACTAGTGGGCAACAGAACAATATTGGAATAGTGGTAATATGA